A window of Flavobacterium flavigenum contains these coding sequences:
- a CDS encoding SCO family protein, which produces MKSLLYKYRKFFIILGVFSAITITLFYFALKPQKTLPIYNPADVNPELVDSTIQYKSKYHTIADFSFVNQNGDTITQKNYEGKIYVADFFFTTCGSICPKMTTNLADVQKAVLNNPKVMLLSHTVFPETDSIPVLKAYAIKHGVVDSKWNLVTGDKKEIYTMARKSYLAVKLGRPDQLYDMVHTENFVLVDQKRRVRGFYDGTDKEDMKRLLEDIDFLSQE; this is translated from the coding sequence ATGAAATCTCTCCTTTACAAATACCGAAAATTCTTCATCATCTTAGGAGTGTTTTCAGCAATCACCATTACGCTGTTTTATTTTGCTTTAAAACCTCAAAAAACATTACCAATTTATAATCCGGCTGATGTAAATCCGGAATTGGTTGATAGCACAATTCAGTATAAAAGTAAATACCACACAATTGCTGATTTTTCGTTTGTAAACCAAAACGGGGATACTATTACTCAGAAAAACTATGAAGGAAAGATATATGTTGCCGATTTCTTCTTTACTACCTGTGGATCAATCTGCCCAAAGATGACGACCAATCTGGCTGATGTACAAAAAGCGGTTTTAAATAATCCGAAGGTGATGTTACTTTCACATACCGTTTTTCCTGAAACAGACAGTATTCCGGTTCTAAAAGCCTATGCCATAAAACACGGAGTCGTTGACAGCAAATGGAATCTGGTTACCGGCGATAAAAAAGAAATTTATACAATGGCCAGAAAATCTTATCTGGCAGTAAAGCTTGGAAGACCTGATCAGCTTTATGATATGGTACATACAGAAAATTTTGTCCTGGTAGATCAAAAAAGACGTGTTCGCGGATTTTATGACGGAACCGATAAAGAAGACATGAAACGTCTTTTGGAGGATATTGATTTCTTATCCCAAGAGTAA
- a CDS encoding FeoB-associated Cys-rich membrane protein, producing the protein MIQEIIAFAILGLAVGFLIKKFFWKSKKKKDCGDGNCGCS; encoded by the coding sequence ATGATTCAGGAAATTATAGCATTTGCCATATTAGGACTCGCAGTTGGGTTTCTGATTAAAAAATTCTTCTGGAAGTCTAAAAAGAAAAAAGACTGTGGAGATGGAAATTGTGGCTGTTCTTAG
- the feoB gene encoding ferrous iron transport protein B, with protein sequence MSIQNINVALIGNPNTGKTSVFNQLTGLNQQVGNYPGITVEKKMGFCKLPHNIKANILDLPGTYSLNASSMDESVVIELLLNKNDKLYPDVAVVVTDVENLKRNLLIYTQIKDLEIPTILVINMSDRMKSKGITLDIPYLEEKLKTKIALVSSRKGFGINELKELIVSYKTIPNEPCLNASVIDTAYFEKLQHAFPNQLLYKLWLVITQDVNFSNLDRNEIRSTFTKSHSELKRLQQKETIKRYQFINDVLKEGLKVDASMAKDIRAKLDRVLTHKVWGYAIFFAILFLIFQSIFSWSTIPMDFIDSTFASLSSWVAKELPSGILTDLLSQGIIPGIGGVIIFIPQIAFLFLFISILEESGYMSRVVFLMDKIMRKFGLSGKSVVPLISGTACAIPAIMATRNIENWKERLITILVTPFTTCSARLPVYAIIISLVIPKQRILGILNLQGLSLMLLYLLGFGTAILSAYILNKVLKLESKTYFVVEMPSYKLPLFKNVGINVVEKTKAFIVGAGKIILAISVILWFLASYGPGKEFNEAENIVKERFVNTTLTETEFENEVASQKLENSYIGLMGRAIEPAIQPLGYDWKIGIALISSFAAREVFVGTLATIYSVGDTDNESTIKSKMQAEVRPDTGGKVFNFATGISLLLFYAFAMQCASTLAITKKETNSWKWPAMQLGFMSAFAYLTALIAYQILK encoded by the coding sequence ATGAGCATTCAGAATATCAATGTTGCCCTTATCGGGAATCCAAATACAGGAAAGACTTCAGTTTTTAATCAGCTTACAGGTTTAAATCAACAGGTAGGGAATTATCCGGGAATTACTGTTGAGAAAAAAATGGGTTTTTGCAAACTTCCGCATAACATCAAAGCCAATATTCTGGATTTGCCCGGAACGTATAGCCTGAATGCCAGCTCCATGGATGAAAGTGTTGTCATTGAACTTTTGCTAAACAAAAACGATAAATTATATCCCGATGTTGCAGTTGTTGTAACAGATGTAGAAAATCTGAAACGAAATCTACTGATTTACACTCAGATAAAAGACCTTGAAATTCCGACAATCCTGGTCATCAATATGTCGGATCGTATGAAAAGTAAAGGCATTACGCTTGATATCCCGTATTTAGAAGAAAAACTGAAAACTAAAATTGCATTGGTGAGTTCACGCAAAGGTTTTGGAATAAATGAGCTAAAGGAATTAATTGTTTCTTATAAAACGATTCCGAATGAACCTTGTTTGAATGCTTCGGTTATTGACACTGCTTATTTTGAAAAATTGCAGCATGCATTTCCAAATCAGCTATTGTACAAATTGTGGCTTGTTATTACGCAGGACGTCAATTTTTCAAATTTAGATCGTAATGAAATCCGAAGTACTTTTACCAAATCACATTCCGAATTAAAACGTCTTCAGCAAAAAGAAACTATCAAACGTTATCAGTTTATAAATGATGTTTTGAAAGAAGGTTTAAAAGTTGATGCATCGATGGCAAAAGACATCAGGGCAAAACTGGATCGTGTGCTGACCCATAAAGTTTGGGGTTATGCTATTTTCTTTGCCATTTTATTTTTAATCTTCCAATCGATATTTAGCTGGTCAACCATTCCGATGGATTTTATTGACAGCACTTTTGCTTCTTTAAGCAGCTGGGTTGCCAAAGAACTGCCTAGCGGTATCTTAACTGATTTGCTTTCGCAAGGAATCATTCCGGGAATTGGCGGCGTTATTATATTTATTCCGCAGATTGCATTTCTGTTTCTTTTCATCTCAATTCTTGAAGAAAGTGGATACATGAGCCGTGTAGTATTCCTGATGGACAAAATCATGCGTAAATTTGGCCTTTCAGGAAAAAGCGTTGTACCCCTGATTTCAGGGACAGCCTGCGCTATTCCGGCGATTATGGCAACCCGAAATATTGAAAACTGGAAAGAGCGTTTAATCACGATTTTGGTTACGCCTTTCACGACCTGCTCAGCAAGATTACCGGTCTATGCGATTATCATTTCATTGGTAATTCCAAAACAACGTATTTTAGGCATACTAAATCTTCAGGGATTATCATTGATGTTGCTGTATCTGTTAGGTTTTGGAACTGCAATCCTGTCAGCTTATATTCTGAATAAAGTTTTAAAACTGGAATCCAAAACCTATTTCGTTGTCGAAATGCCCAGTTATAAACTACCGCTTTTCAAGAACGTTGGAATCAATGTTGTAGAAAAAACAAAAGCATTTATTGTGGGTGCGGGTAAGATCATCCTTGCGATATCGGTTATTTTATGGTTTTTAGCCTCATACGGACCTGGAAAAGAATTTAATGAAGCAGAAAATATCGTTAAAGAAAGATTTGTCAATACAACCCTGACAGAAACTGAATTTGAAAACGAAGTAGCTTCTCAAAAACTGGAGAATTCCTATATCGGATTAATGGGAAGAGCGATCGAACCTGCCATTCAGCCTTTAGGTTACGACTGGAAAATCGGAATTGCCTTAATCAGTTCGTTTGCAGCCCGTGAAGTTTTCGTAGGAACACTTGCTACCATTTACAGTGTGGGCGATACGGATAATGAATCAACTATAAAAAGCAAAATGCAGGCAGAAGTACGTCCTGATACCGGAGGAAAAGTCTTTAATTTTGCAACCGGAATCTCATTATTGCTGTTTTATGCGTTTGCCATGCAGTGTGCAAGTACATTGGCTATCACAAAGAAAGAGACAAACTCATGGAAATGGCCGGCAATGCAATTGGGCTTTATGAGTGCATTTGCTTATCTGACCGCTTTAATAGCCTATCAAATTTTAAAATAA
- a CDS encoding lysophospholipid acyltransferase family protein has protein sequence MQKIISYPISVIYYLCFGLCLVIFHPIQWICLNLFGYQAHKKSVDYLNLGLLSCTRLVGTTYKVTGVDTIPKGVPIIFVANHQSMYDIVAMIWYFRRFHCKFVSKKELGSGIPSVSFNLKHGGSVLIDRKDPKQAIPVIKGLSEYIEKNTRSAVIFPEGTRSKTGKPKEFAQSGLKILCKYAPSAYVVPVSINNSWKMVRYGFFPVGLGNHLTFTVHQAMAVKDYKFEELMVITEKSVKEGVNEYKQI, from the coding sequence ATGCAAAAGATAATTTCATATCCAATCTCCGTAATTTATTATTTATGTTTTGGATTGTGTTTGGTGATTTTTCACCCGATACAATGGATTTGCCTTAATCTTTTTGGTTATCAGGCTCATAAAAAAAGTGTTGATTACCTAAATTTAGGTCTCTTAAGCTGTACCAGGCTTGTGGGAACGACTTATAAAGTTACCGGAGTAGATACAATACCGAAAGGTGTTCCGATTATTTTTGTGGCCAATCACCAAAGTATGTATGATATCGTTGCAATGATTTGGTACTTTAGACGTTTTCATTGTAAATTTGTAAGTAAGAAAGAGTTAGGCAGCGGAATACCGAGTGTTTCTTTCAATTTGAAACATGGAGGATCAGTGCTAATTGACCGTAAAGACCCTAAACAAGCGATTCCTGTAATCAAAGGCTTGTCTGAATATATCGAAAAGAATACCAGATCTGCTGTCATTTTTCCTGAGGGAACACGCAGCAAAACCGGAAAACCTAAAGAATTTGCGCAAAGCGGCTTAAAAATTTTATGTAAATATGCGCCTTCTGCGTATGTAGTACCAGTTAGTATCAATAATTCATGGAAAATGGTCAGATATGGTTTTTTTCCGGTTGGATTAGGAAACCATCTTACTTTTACGGTTCATCAGGCAATGGCTGTAAAAGATTATAAATTTGAAGAATTGATGGTGATTACTGAAAAATCAGTAAAAGAGGGAGTTAATGAGTATAAACAGATTTAA
- a CDS encoding acyl-ACP desaturase yields MSIKNIRLEVMQFLEKNVESFVEQYLIPVEKIWQPTDFLPNSQGENFFEEVKELREIAKELPYDFWVTLVGDTITEEALPTYESWLMDVEGVDQVDQVENGGNGWARWVKQWTGEENRHGDLLNKYLYLSGRVNMREIEMTTQHLINDGFDIGTGRDPYKNFVYTSFQELATYVSHNRVSQIAKNFGDKKLSKMCKMIAGDEMRHHHAYSEFVNRIFQVDPSEMMLAFQYMMKQKIVMPAHFLRESGQKISSAFEQFSDSAQRIGVYTATDYVEILQKLIDKWEIDKISNLTDEAEKAREYLMKLPARMARISERIVIPKESHIFKWVEPARL; encoded by the coding sequence ATGTCTATAAAAAACATTAGATTAGAAGTAATGCAGTTTTTGGAAAAAAACGTGGAAAGCTTCGTTGAACAGTATTTAATTCCGGTTGAAAAAATTTGGCAGCCAACAGATTTCCTGCCTAATTCTCAGGGAGAAAATTTTTTTGAAGAGGTAAAGGAATTGCGTGAAATTGCCAAAGAACTTCCATATGATTTCTGGGTAACACTTGTTGGTGATACAATTACTGAAGAAGCCCTGCCAACATATGAATCCTGGCTCATGGATGTAGAAGGGGTGGATCAGGTAGATCAGGTTGAAAATGGCGGTAACGGATGGGCGAGATGGGTAAAGCAATGGACCGGCGAAGAAAACCGTCATGGTGATTTGCTAAATAAATACCTGTATTTGTCTGGCCGTGTGAACATGCGTGAAATCGAAATGACAACACAACATTTGATCAACGATGGATTTGATATTGGAACAGGAAGAGATCCTTATAAAAACTTTGTGTACACAAGTTTTCAGGAATTAGCAACGTATGTTTCCCACAACAGGGTATCTCAAATAGCTAAAAATTTTGGCGATAAAAAGTTATCTAAAATGTGTAAAATGATTGCTGGCGACGAAATGCGCCATCATCATGCATATAGTGAATTTGTAAATCGCATTTTTCAGGTTGATCCGAGCGAAATGATGCTGGCGTTTCAATACATGATGAAGCAAAAAATCGTTATGCCTGCGCATTTCTTAAGAGAATCAGGTCAAAAGATTAGTTCGGCTTTCGAACAATTTTCAGATTCTGCTCAGCGAATCGGAGTTTATACTGCAACAGATTATGTTGAAATACTTCAGAAATTAATTGATAAGTGGGAAATTGATAAGATTTCTAATTTAACAGATGAAGCAGAAAAAGCCCGAGAATATTTAATGAAATTACCGGCTCGTATGGCAAGAATCTCTGAAAGAATTGTAATCCCAAAAGAATCGCATATTTTCAAATGGGTTGAACCAGCGAGATTATAA
- a CDS encoding HD domain-containing protein: MNNSALIDKTIQFVKEKLNNAEGGHDWFHIERVYKNALLIAGSTDCDLTVVQLGALLHDIADSKFHNGDETIGPKTARLFLESENITEDIIEHVVNIIENISYKGGNFEKKFSSVELDIVQDADRLDAIGAIGIARAFNYGGFKNRAMYDPEIVPVTNMTKDEYKKNNAPTINHFYEKLLLLKDKMNTETGKQIAEERHRFMETFLAQFYAEWEGVK; the protein is encoded by the coding sequence ATGAATAATTCAGCTCTAATAGATAAAACAATTCAATTTGTAAAAGAAAAACTTAATAATGCCGAAGGTGGACATGACTGGTTTCATATTGAACGAGTGTATAAAAATGCTCTTTTGATTGCCGGAAGTACGGATTGCGATTTAACTGTAGTTCAGTTAGGGGCTTTGCTTCATGATATTGCCGACAGCAAATTTCATAACGGTGATGAAACTATTGGTCCTAAAACGGCACGTTTGTTTTTAGAATCTGAAAATATAACTGAAGATATTATTGAGCATGTTGTGAATATCATTGAAAATATCTCATACAAAGGCGGGAATTTCGAAAAGAAGTTTTCATCTGTCGAATTGGATATTGTTCAGGATGCAGATCGTTTAGATGCTATTGGTGCTATTGGCATTGCCAGGGCATTTAATTATGGCGGATTCAAAAACAGGGCCATGTATGATCCTGAAATTGTACCTGTAACCAATATGACTAAAGATGAATATAAAAAAAACAATGCTCCTACGATAAATCATTTTTACGAAAAGCTTTTGCTCTTAAAAGATAAAATGAATACAGAAACAGGAAAGCAAATTGCTGAAGAAAGACACCGTTTTATGGAAACCTTCCTGGCTCAGTTTTATGCAGAATGGGAGGGAGTGAAGTAA
- a CDS encoding M13 family metallopeptidase, with amino-acid sequence MKKVLTTPMFYAFSAMLSFATAEAQNTTPKEPGINTSYMKKEISPKQDFFQYVNGTWLDKTEIPSDRNAWGSFNELRQKTDDNSLAILKEASKDPKYKSNTDQGKAIALFNTILDTVGRNKRGITPLKPYLKKIDAIKNVADLQNYLIEMQSQGGAGFFAVYVGADAKNSNKNTVSLTPGTLGLSDKDYYNSDDKDSKEKREKYEVHVARMLQFIGESPAKAKESAKQILALEIEMSAPRLDRVERRDRRKQYNPTAVADLKKDTPSIQWDKYFAGVGMAKLDTVNVAQPRYMIALEKTFTEKKVEAWKEYLKWSALNRAASTLSTEIESANFDFYGKTLTGALKQRPREEVALQVINGATGEALGKLYVEKLFPAEAKEKAKNMIANVMLAYENRINALPWMSEATKAKAIEKLKKLTIKIGYPDKWKDYSKLELKNVSEGGTYFDNMKNLAKWAYAENLDKLGKPVDKSEWGMSPQTVNAYFNPSYNEIVFPAAILQPPFYNYQADEAVNYGGIGAVIGHEISHGFDDSGARFNADGNLVDWWTADDLKQFTALGGALADQYSALEPLPGIHVDGKFTLGENIGDLGGINAAYDGLQLYLKANGNPGLIDGFTPEQRFFISWATVWRTKSRDEALKSQVKTDPHSPGMYRAVVPIQNVDAFYDAFDIKKGDKMYVEPEKRVKIW; translated from the coding sequence ATGAAAAAAGTGCTTACTACACCAATGTTTTATGCTTTTTCTGCAATGCTTTCATTTGCAACAGCAGAAGCTCAAAACACAACACCAAAGGAACCCGGGATTAATACTTCTTATATGAAAAAGGAGATTAGCCCAAAACAGGATTTCTTTCAATATGTAAATGGAACCTGGCTGGATAAAACCGAAATTCCGAGTGATCGAAATGCCTGGGGAAGCTTTAATGAATTGCGTCAGAAAACGGATGACAATTCGTTAGCAATTTTAAAAGAAGCTTCGAAAGATCCGAAGTACAAATCAAACACAGATCAGGGTAAAGCCATCGCTTTATTTAATACGATTTTGGACACTGTTGGAAGAAACAAAAGAGGCATTACGCCACTTAAACCTTATTTGAAGAAAATTGACGCTATAAAAAATGTAGCCGATTTACAAAATTATCTGATTGAAATGCAGTCACAGGGCGGAGCAGGTTTTTTTGCAGTGTATGTTGGAGCTGACGCAAAAAACAGTAATAAAAATACTGTTTCTCTAACTCCGGGAACTTTAGGATTGTCTGATAAAGATTATTATAATTCTGATGATAAAGATTCAAAAGAAAAACGTGAGAAATATGAAGTTCACGTTGCCAGAATGCTTCAGTTTATTGGTGAATCTCCGGCTAAAGCCAAAGAAAGTGCCAAACAAATACTGGCTTTAGAAATTGAAATGTCAGCGCCAAGATTAGACAGAGTTGAAAGAAGAGACCGTAGAAAACAATACAACCCAACAGCAGTTGCCGATTTAAAAAAGGATACACCTTCAATTCAGTGGGATAAATACTTTGCCGGAGTGGGTATGGCAAAATTAGATACAGTTAATGTAGCGCAGCCACGTTACATGATTGCGTTAGAAAAAACTTTTACTGAAAAGAAAGTAGAGGCCTGGAAAGAATATTTAAAATGGTCTGCATTAAACAGAGCAGCTTCAACATTGAGTACAGAAATAGAAAGTGCCAATTTTGATTTCTACGGAAAAACGTTAACAGGTGCTTTAAAACAGCGACCACGTGAGGAAGTAGCTTTGCAGGTAATCAATGGTGCAACCGGAGAAGCTTTAGGTAAACTGTACGTGGAGAAATTGTTCCCTGCTGAAGCGAAAGAAAAAGCTAAAAACATGATTGCGAATGTGATGCTTGCTTATGAAAACAGAATCAATGCACTGCCATGGATGTCTGAAGCTACAAAAGCAAAAGCAATTGAAAAGCTTAAAAAGCTGACTATTAAAATTGGATATCCTGATAAATGGAAAGACTATTCAAAACTAGAACTTAAAAACGTTTCTGAAGGCGGAACTTATTTTGACAACATGAAAAATTTGGCGAAATGGGCTTATGCTGAAAACTTAGATAAATTAGGTAAACCGGTTGATAAGTCAGAGTGGGGAATGTCTCCTCAGACTGTAAATGCTTATTTTAATCCATCATATAACGAAATTGTATTTCCTGCCGCTATTCTACAGCCGCCATTTTATAATTATCAGGCTGATGAAGCTGTAAATTATGGTGGAATAGGTGCTGTAATAGGTCATGAAATCTCACATGGTTTTGATGATTCAGGTGCCCGTTTCAATGCAGATGGTAATCTTGTTGACTGGTGGACTGCAGATGATTTAAAACAATTTACTGCGCTTGGCGGTGCACTGGCAGATCAATACAGTGCATTAGAACCTCTGCCAGGAATTCATGTTGATGGAAAATTTACTTTAGGTGAAAATATTGGGGATTTAGGTGGAATCAATGCTGCTTACGACGGTTTACAATTGTATTTGAAAGCCAATGGAAATCCTGGATTAATTGATGGTTTTACACCAGAACAGCGTTTCTTTATTTCATGGGCAACGGTATGGAGAACAAAATCAAGAGACGAAGCCCTCAAAAGTCAGGTAAAAACGGATCCACATTCTCCGGGAATGTACAGAGCTGTTGTTCCAATTCAAAACGTTGATGCTTTTTATGATGCTTTCGATATCAAAAAAGGAGATAAAATGTATGTTGAGCCAGAAAAAAGAGTTAAAATCTGGTAA
- the rnpA gene encoding ribonuclease P protein component: MNFTYPKNERLKSKTTIGLLFSEGKSVSKYPLRLVYCQADENSEEKIKIGVSVSKKYFKKAVDRNYFKRVLRETYRLNKHLLWDNLHQPYSMMFFYQTKDRLTYEEINTKTVQLFEKFIQQVNKTTDSEAKTEI; this comes from the coding sequence ATGAACTTCACTTACCCTAAAAATGAACGCTTAAAGAGCAAAACCACCATTGGATTACTGTTTTCTGAAGGGAAATCGGTTTCAAAATATCCGTTGCGTTTGGTTTACTGTCAGGCGGATGAAAATTCAGAAGAAAAAATCAAAATTGGCGTTTCGGTTTCAAAGAAATATTTCAAAAAAGCCGTTGACCGTAATTATTTCAAAAGAGTTTTAAGAGAAACCTACCGGCTAAATAAACATTTGCTTTGGGATAATCTGCATCAGCCTTATTCAATGATGTTTTTTTACCAGACAAAAGACCGGCTAACTTACGAAGAAATCAATACCAAAACGGTTCAGCTGTTTGAGAAATTTATTCAGCAAGTAAATAAAACTACAGATTCAGAAGCTAAAACTGAAATCTAA
- a CDS encoding c-type cytochrome — protein sequence MKKLLFLAAFLAFASCKKESQEPFGKSTENKTEAYSEGESAEIKTPENLGKEIFEGKGNCTSCHQPDQKVIGPSIKEIAKIYKDKKGDIVTFLKGNGEPIVDPDQFAVMKTNFPVTQAMSDEELKAIETYIYSHLK from the coding sequence ATGAAAAAACTATTATTTCTAGCCGCATTTTTAGCTTTTGCATCATGTAAAAAAGAGAGTCAGGAACCGTTTGGAAAATCAACAGAAAACAAAACAGAAGCTTATTCTGAAGGCGAATCGGCAGAAATCAAAACTCCTGAAAATTTAGGTAAAGAGATTTTTGAAGGAAAAGGAAATTGCACCTCCTGCCATCAGCCAGACCAAAAAGTAATTGGTCCAAGTATCAAGGAAATCGCCAAAATCTACAAAGACAAAAAAGGCGACATTGTTACTTTTTTGAAAGGAAACGGAGAACCTATTGTCGATCCGGATCAGTTTGCTGTCATGAAAACCAATTTTCCGGTAACGCAGGCTATGTCTGATGAAGAATTAAAAGCTATCGAAACCTACATTTATAGTCACTTGAAATAG
- a CDS encoding DUF4349 domain-containing protein has translation MKYIFCFFFFGLFFSNCAKNSEENGTTDMAITSVKLPAKVESISGTDVNFPQKIIKNASLRFETNDLEKTFNQIQTAIKENKGNVQNDYQEKNYHNISRNLTVRVPSQNFDSFLKAISKGVSYFDEKNISSQNVTEEFIDLNSRLNTKRKLETRYLEILQKANKISEILEIEKQISAIREEIEAKEGRLNLENRVSESTFTINFYKTIAEKEGVKISYGSKIWIAIKSGFFSLSEFLISIISLWPFTILFVVLVYFIRKRFKRKKA, from the coding sequence ATGAAATATATTTTCTGTTTTTTCTTTTTTGGATTATTTTTTTCTAACTGCGCAAAAAACAGTGAAGAAAATGGGACTACTGATATGGCAATCACCTCAGTAAAATTGCCTGCAAAAGTGGAATCAATATCAGGAACAGATGTAAATTTTCCACAAAAAATCATCAAAAATGCTTCTCTTCGATTTGAAACTAATGATTTAGAAAAGACTTTTAATCAGATCCAAACTGCAATCAAAGAAAACAAGGGAAATGTTCAAAACGATTATCAGGAAAAGAATTATCACAACATTAGCAGAAATTTAACAGTTCGCGTTCCAAGCCAGAACTTTGATTCTTTTTTAAAGGCCATATCAAAAGGTGTTTCTTATTTTGATGAGAAAAACATCTCTTCTCAAAATGTTACAGAAGAATTTATTGACTTAAATTCAAGACTAAATACAAAACGAAAACTTGAAACTCGTTATTTGGAAATATTACAAAAAGCCAATAAAATAAGCGAAATCCTGGAAATTGAAAAACAAATTTCAGCTATTCGAGAAGAAATTGAAGCCAAAGAAGGACGATTGAATTTAGAAAACAGAGTTTCAGAAAGCACTTTTACGATTAACTTTTACAAAACTATTGCTGAGAAAGAAGGTGTAAAAATTTCGTACGGTTCTAAAATCTGGATCGCTATTAAATCAGGATTTTTTAGTCTCTCAGAGTTTTTAATATCAATCATTAGTCTTTGGCCATTTACTATCCTATTCGTTGTTCTGGTATATTTTATTAGAAAACGATTTAAAAGAAAAAAAGCATAA
- a CDS encoding FeoA family protein, giving the protein MQSTIHTLKKGEKAIIKDFDIDLIPLKLLEMGCLPGSLVELLQIAPFGDPLYLDINGSHVAIRVETAREIEVELIKNNL; this is encoded by the coding sequence TTGCAAAGTACTATCCATACCCTTAAAAAAGGCGAAAAAGCCATTATCAAAGATTTTGATATCGATTTGATTCCTTTAAAATTGTTAGAGATGGGTTGTTTGCCGGGCAGCCTGGTCGAATTACTTCAAATTGCTCCTTTCGGGGATCCTCTATATTTAGACATTAACGGCTCACATGTTGCCATCCGTGTTGAAACCGCTCGTGAAATTGAAGTTGAACTGATCAAAAACAATTTATAA